In Numida meleagris isolate 19003 breed g44 Domestic line chromosome 3, NumMel1.0, whole genome shotgun sequence, the following are encoded in one genomic region:
- the TMEM63B gene encoding CSC1-like protein 2 isoform X1: MLPYVIATLGSAGATCKASTCSNSTKDYCYSARIRSTVLQGLPFGGVPTVLALDFMCFLALLFVFSILRKVAWDYGRLALVTDADRRRRWQTEREEREYVASALHSDNHDRYERLTSVSSSVDFDQRDNGFCSWLTAIFRIKDDEIRDKCGGDAVHYLSFQRHIIGLLVAVGVLSVGIVLPVNFSGDLLENNAYSFGRTTIANLNSGNNLLWLHTSFAFLYLLLTVYSMRRHTSKMRYKEDDLVKRTLFINGISKYAEPEKIKKHFEEAYANCTVLEARPCYDVARLMFLDAERKKAERGRIYFTNLQSKENTPSMINPKPCGHLCCCVIRGCEEVEAIEYYTKLEEKLKDDYKREKEKVNEKPLGMAFVTFHNETITAIILKDFNACKCQGCACRGEPRASSCSESLHVSNWTVSYAPDPQNIYWEHLSIRGFIWWIRCLVINVVLFILLFFLTTPAIIITTMDKFNVTKPVEYLNNPIITQFFPTLLLWCFSALLPTIVYYSAFFEAHWTRSGENRTTMHKCYTFLIFMVLLLPSLGLSSLDVFFRWLFDKKFLAEAAVRFECVFLPDNGAFFVNYVIASAFIGNAMDLLRIPGLLMYMIRLCLARSAAERRNVKRHQAYEFQFGAAYAWMMCVFTVVMTYSITCPIIVPFGLMYMLLKHLVDRYNLYYAYLPAKLDKKIHSGAVNQVVAAPILCLFWLLFFSTMRTGFLAPTSMFTFVVLVITIVICLCHVCFGHFKYLSAHNYKIEHTEVDTTESRQNGRPAANLPAPKSAKYIAQVLQDSSPEGEATESEEQGSQDEELITTDGMNDTDFQSCEDSLIENEIRQ; this comes from the exons ATGCTTCCCTACGTGATTGCCACCCTGGGCTCAGCAGGGGCCACCTGCAAAGCCTCCACATGCAGCAACAGCACCAAGGACTACTGCTACAGTGCCCGCATCcgcagcacagtgctgcaggggctgccctTTGGTGGGGTGCCCACTGTCCTAGCCCTTGATTTCATGTGCTTTCTT GCACTGTTGTTTGTCTTCTCAATTTTGCGTAAAGTTGCTTGGGACTACGGACGCCTGGCCCTGGTGACTGATGCTGACAG GCGCCGACGATGGCAGACGGAGCGAGAAGAGCGGGAATA CGTAGCCTCCGCTCTGCACTCTGACAACCACGACCGCTACGAGCGCCTCACCTCCGTCTCCAGCTCTGTGGACTTTGACCAGAGGGATAAT GGATTCTGCTCCTGGTTGACAGCCATCTTCAGAATAAA AGATGACGAAATCCGGGACAAGTGTGGAGGTGACGCGGTGCACTACCTGTCCTTCCAGAGGCACATCATCgggctgctggtggctgtgggcGTGCTCTCCGTGGGCATCGTGTTGCCTGTCAACTTCTCAGGGGACCTGCTAG AAAATAATGCATACAGCTTTGGGAGGACAACGATCGCTAACCTGAATTCTGG GAATAACCTGCTGTGGCTGCACACATCTTTTGCCTTCCTGTACCTGCTGCTGACGGTGTACAGCATGCGCCGGCACACCTCCAAGATGCGCTACAAAGAGGATGATTTG gtGAAGCGAACTCTCTTCATCAATGGGATTTCAAAATATGCTGAGCCAGAAAAGATCAAGAAGCATTTTGA GGAGGCCTATGCCAACTGCACTGTGCTGGAAGCGCGTCCCTGCTATGATGTGGCCCGGCTGATGTTTCTCGATGCTGAGAG GAAGAAAGCTGAGCGTGGGCGGATCTACTTCACCAACCTGCAGAGCAAGGAGAACACCCCATCCATGATCAACCCCAAGCCCTGTGGccacctgtgctgctgtgtcATCAGAGGCTGTGAGGAG GTGGAAGCCATTGAGTACTACACCAAACTGGAGGAGAAACTCAAAGATGACTACAAGCgggagaaggagaaagtgaaTGAGAAGCCTCTGGGGATGGCCTTTGTCACCTTCCACAATGAGACTATCACAGCCAT aatCCTCAAAGACTTCAATGCTTGCAAGTGCCAGGGCTGTGCATGTCGTGGAGAGCCCAGAGCCTCCTCCTGCAGCGAATCTTTGCATGTTTCCAACTGGACTGTCAGTTATGCCCCTGACCCACAGAACATTTACTG GGAACATCTCTCCATCCGGGGCTTCATCTGGTGGATCCGCTGCCTGGTGATCAATGTGgtcctcttcatcctcctctttttcctcacCACCCCTGCAATTATCATCACCACTATGGACAAGTTCAATGTCACCAAGCCTGTGGAGTATCTCAAT AACCCCATCATCACTCAGTTCTTTCCGAccctgctgctgtggtgcttctctgctctgctgcccaccaTTGTGTATTACTCTGCCTTCTTTGAAGCGCACTGGACCAG ATCTGGAGAGAACAGGACTACCATGCACAAGTGTTACACATTCCTCATCTTCATGGTCTTGCTGCTGCCCTCACTGGGCCTGAGCAG CTTGGATGTGTTTTTCCGCTGGCTGTTTGACAAAAAATTCCTCGCTGAAGCTGCAGTGCGATTTGA GTGCGTGTTCCTGCCAGACAATGGGGCCTTCTTTGTCAACTATGTCATCGCCTCTGCTTTCATTGGGAATGCCATGGACCTGCTGCGCATCCCTGGCTTGCTCATGTACATGATTCGCCTTTGCCTGGCCCGCTCAGCCGCTGAACGGAGAAACGTCAAGCGA caccaggccTACGAGTTCCAGTTTGGAGCAGCTTATGCCTGGATGATGTGTGTCTTCACTGTCGTCATGACCTACAGCATCACCTGCCCCATCATTGTCCCCTTTG GGCTCATGTATATGCTGCTCAAGCATCTGGTGGACCGGTACAATCTGTACTACGCCTACCTGCCTGCCAAACTGGACAAAAAGATCCATTCGGGTGCTGTGAACCAAGTAGTGGCAGCCCCCATCCTATGCCTTTTCTGGCTTCTCTTCTTCTCCACCATGCGTACAG GGTTCCTAGCCCCAACTTCCATGTTCACTTTCGTGGTCCTTGTGATCACCATTGTGATCTGCCTGTGTCACGTGTGCTTTGGGCACTTCAAATACCTCAGCGCTCACAACTACAAG ATTGAGCACACAGAGGTGGACACCACAGAAAGTAGGCAAAATGGGAGACCTGCCGCCAACCTGCCAGCTCCTAAATCTGCT AAGTACATCGCCCAAGTGCTGCAGGACTCCTCCCCAGAGGGCGAAGCAACAGAATCAGAGGAGCAGGGATCGCAGGATGAGGAGCTCATCACTACTGATGGCATGAATGACACAGATTTCCAGTCGTGTGAGGACAGCCTGATAGAGAATGAGATCCGCCAGTAG
- the TMEM63B gene encoding CSC1-like protein 2 isoform X2, giving the protein MLPYVIATLGSAGATCKASTCSNSTKDYCYSARIRSTVLQGLPFGGVPTVLALDFMCFLALLFVFSILRKVAWDYGRLALVTDADRRRRWQTEREEREYVASALHSDNHDRYERLTSVSSSVDFDQRDNGFCSWLTAIFRIKDDEIRDKCGGDAVHYLSFQRHIIGLLVAVGVLSVGIVLPVNFSGDLLENNAYSFGRTTIANLNSGNNLLWLHTSFAFLYLLLTVYSMRRHTSKMRYKEDDLVKRTLFINGISKYAEPEKIKKHFEEAYANCTVLEARPCYDVARLMFLDAERKKAERGRIYFTNLQSKENTPSMINPKPCGHLCCCVIRGCEEVEAIEYYTKLEEKLKDDYKREKEKVNEKPLGMAFVTFHNETITAIILKDFNACKCQGCACRGEPRASSCSESLHVSNWTVSYAPDPQNIYWEHLSIRGFIWWIRCLVINVVLFILLFFLTTPAIIITTMDKFNVTKPVEYLNNPIITQFFPTLLLWCFSALLPTIVYYSAFFEAHWTRSGENRTTMHKCYTFLIFMVLLLPSLGLSSLDVFFRWLFDKKFLAEAAVRFECVFLPDNGAFFVNYVIASAFIGNAMDLLRIPGLLMYMIRLCLARSAAERRNVKRHQAYEFQFGAAYAWMMCVFTVVMTYSITCPIIVPFGLMYMLLKHLVDRYNLYYAYLPAKLDKKIHSGAVNQVVAAPILCLFWLLFFSTMRTGFLAPTSMFTFVVLVITIVICLCHVCFGHFKYLSAHNYKIEHTEVDTTESRQNGRPAANLPAPKSAYIAQVLQDSSPEGEATESEEQGSQDEELITTDGMNDTDFQSCEDSLIENEIRQ; this is encoded by the exons ATGCTTCCCTACGTGATTGCCACCCTGGGCTCAGCAGGGGCCACCTGCAAAGCCTCCACATGCAGCAACAGCACCAAGGACTACTGCTACAGTGCCCGCATCcgcagcacagtgctgcaggggctgccctTTGGTGGGGTGCCCACTGTCCTAGCCCTTGATTTCATGTGCTTTCTT GCACTGTTGTTTGTCTTCTCAATTTTGCGTAAAGTTGCTTGGGACTACGGACGCCTGGCCCTGGTGACTGATGCTGACAG GCGCCGACGATGGCAGACGGAGCGAGAAGAGCGGGAATA CGTAGCCTCCGCTCTGCACTCTGACAACCACGACCGCTACGAGCGCCTCACCTCCGTCTCCAGCTCTGTGGACTTTGACCAGAGGGATAAT GGATTCTGCTCCTGGTTGACAGCCATCTTCAGAATAAA AGATGACGAAATCCGGGACAAGTGTGGAGGTGACGCGGTGCACTACCTGTCCTTCCAGAGGCACATCATCgggctgctggtggctgtgggcGTGCTCTCCGTGGGCATCGTGTTGCCTGTCAACTTCTCAGGGGACCTGCTAG AAAATAATGCATACAGCTTTGGGAGGACAACGATCGCTAACCTGAATTCTGG GAATAACCTGCTGTGGCTGCACACATCTTTTGCCTTCCTGTACCTGCTGCTGACGGTGTACAGCATGCGCCGGCACACCTCCAAGATGCGCTACAAAGAGGATGATTTG gtGAAGCGAACTCTCTTCATCAATGGGATTTCAAAATATGCTGAGCCAGAAAAGATCAAGAAGCATTTTGA GGAGGCCTATGCCAACTGCACTGTGCTGGAAGCGCGTCCCTGCTATGATGTGGCCCGGCTGATGTTTCTCGATGCTGAGAG GAAGAAAGCTGAGCGTGGGCGGATCTACTTCACCAACCTGCAGAGCAAGGAGAACACCCCATCCATGATCAACCCCAAGCCCTGTGGccacctgtgctgctgtgtcATCAGAGGCTGTGAGGAG GTGGAAGCCATTGAGTACTACACCAAACTGGAGGAGAAACTCAAAGATGACTACAAGCgggagaaggagaaagtgaaTGAGAAGCCTCTGGGGATGGCCTTTGTCACCTTCCACAATGAGACTATCACAGCCAT aatCCTCAAAGACTTCAATGCTTGCAAGTGCCAGGGCTGTGCATGTCGTGGAGAGCCCAGAGCCTCCTCCTGCAGCGAATCTTTGCATGTTTCCAACTGGACTGTCAGTTATGCCCCTGACCCACAGAACATTTACTG GGAACATCTCTCCATCCGGGGCTTCATCTGGTGGATCCGCTGCCTGGTGATCAATGTGgtcctcttcatcctcctctttttcctcacCACCCCTGCAATTATCATCACCACTATGGACAAGTTCAATGTCACCAAGCCTGTGGAGTATCTCAAT AACCCCATCATCACTCAGTTCTTTCCGAccctgctgctgtggtgcttctctgctctgctgcccaccaTTGTGTATTACTCTGCCTTCTTTGAAGCGCACTGGACCAG ATCTGGAGAGAACAGGACTACCATGCACAAGTGTTACACATTCCTCATCTTCATGGTCTTGCTGCTGCCCTCACTGGGCCTGAGCAG CTTGGATGTGTTTTTCCGCTGGCTGTTTGACAAAAAATTCCTCGCTGAAGCTGCAGTGCGATTTGA GTGCGTGTTCCTGCCAGACAATGGGGCCTTCTTTGTCAACTATGTCATCGCCTCTGCTTTCATTGGGAATGCCATGGACCTGCTGCGCATCCCTGGCTTGCTCATGTACATGATTCGCCTTTGCCTGGCCCGCTCAGCCGCTGAACGGAGAAACGTCAAGCGA caccaggccTACGAGTTCCAGTTTGGAGCAGCTTATGCCTGGATGATGTGTGTCTTCACTGTCGTCATGACCTACAGCATCACCTGCCCCATCATTGTCCCCTTTG GGCTCATGTATATGCTGCTCAAGCATCTGGTGGACCGGTACAATCTGTACTACGCCTACCTGCCTGCCAAACTGGACAAAAAGATCCATTCGGGTGCTGTGAACCAAGTAGTGGCAGCCCCCATCCTATGCCTTTTCTGGCTTCTCTTCTTCTCCACCATGCGTACAG GGTTCCTAGCCCCAACTTCCATGTTCACTTTCGTGGTCCTTGTGATCACCATTGTGATCTGCCTGTGTCACGTGTGCTTTGGGCACTTCAAATACCTCAGCGCTCACAACTACAAG ATTGAGCACACAGAGGTGGACACCACAGAAAGTAGGCAAAATGGGAGACCTGCCGCCAACCTGCCAGCTCCTAAATCTGCT TACATCGCCCAAGTGCTGCAGGACTCCTCCCCAGAGGGCGAAGCAACAGAATCAGAGGAGCAGGGATCGCAGGATGAGGAGCTCATCACTACTGATGGCATGAATGACACAGATTTCCAGTCGTGTGAGGACAGCCTGATAGAGAATGAGATCCGCCAGTAG